A section of the Oryzias latipes chromosome 10, ASM223467v1 genome encodes:
- the bbs7 gene encoding Bardet-Biedl syndrome 7 protein — protein MEIHLNRVDYVQVGVTSQKSMRLLPALGKKATQKVAIADHDGILTCFGMKKGEAVPVFKTLPGQKICRMDLGGALGTPREKIFVCSGSQVRGFTKKGKQFLTFEANLTESINAMYVSGADLFVCASYIYNHYCDCKDQDYFLSGDKINDITCVSSEKLPHLTPVLACQDRVLRVLQGSTLAYDIEVPGPPSVLELYNKDAGEEVLYGTTDGRLGLVQIGEHSAVAKWEIDNDNKKGGILCADAYDIVGDGVNDILVGRDDGTVQVYGFDSSNEPTLRFEHVLSESVTSIQGGCVGKESYDEVVTATYTGWVTGLTTESQKTEAAAGDEFRMSKETQSKVEALRAELEQLQGKVLQGREQYQQTTQSSTAVSAVPVFSINDKFTLCQDDASYSLTLEVQTAIDNLLLQSDVPIDLLDVDKNSAVVSFSECDPEQPNGNFLLATYRCQANTTRLELKVRSIEGQYGTLQAYITPRLQPKTCQVRQYQIKPLSLHQRTHSIDPARPMNRLSLVGQFSFAEIHSWVVFCLPEVPEKTPAEDDITFYFRNTFLGTQLEATYCKGEGHFQSDNISTISILSDVLSKEATKKKINLNISYDINDDSVSHTLRMIHPKLEYQLLLAKKVQLVDALRELQVHEGNASFLIPEYRSILDESASLLEEYKKQPAHLERLYGMITDLFIDKFKFKGQNVKTKVSSLLEILDNYDLNSLLEFFNDV, from the exons ATGGAGATCCACCTTAACAGAGTCGATTATGTTCAG GTTGGAGTGACATCTCAAAAATCTATGAGACTTCTTCCAGCTTTGGGGAAAAAGGCAACTCAAAAG GTTGCCATTGCTGATCACGATGGGATTCTGACATGTTTTGGGATGAAGAAGGGGGAGGCAGTG CCTGTGTTTAAAACACTCCCGGGCCAGAAGATCTGTAGGATGGACCTTGGAGGTGCTCTTGGGACTCCTCGGGAGAAGATCTTTGTCTGCTCCGGCTCTCAGGTTCGAGGATTCACCAAGAAAGGCAAACAATTTCTCACCTTTGAAGCCAATCTTACTGAAAGCATCAACGCCAT GTATGTCTCAGGTGCTgacctttttgtgtgtgcaagTTACATTTACAATCACTACTGTGACTGCAAGGATCAGGACTACTTCCTGTCTGGAGACAAAATCAATGATATCACTTGTGTGTCCTCGGAAAAGCTCCCTCACCTCACGCCGGTCTTGGCATGTCAAGATCGAGTTCTGAGAGTCTTGCAG GGCTCCACACTTGCCTATGACATTGAAGTCCCCGGTCCTCCATCAGTCCTGGAACTGTACAATAAAGATGCAG GGGAGGAGGTCCTTTATGGAACTACAGATGGAAGACTTGGACTTGTCCAGATTGGCGAGCACTCCGCTGTGGCCAAGTGGGAAATtgataatgacaataaaaaagggG GGATTCTCTGCGCCGACGCGTACGACATCGTTGGAGACGGCGTGAATGACATCCTGGTGGGCAGAGATGATGGGACGGTGCAGGTTTATGGCTTTGACAGTTCCAATGAGCCCACCTTACGCTTTGAGCAT GTTTTGTCTGAGAGTGTGACCTCCATCCAGGGAGGCTGTGTGGGGAAAGAGTCTTATGATGAGGTTGTCACTGCCACTTATACAG GATGGGTGACTGGTTTGACCACTGAATCGCAAAAAACTGAGGCTGCTGCTGGAGATGAGTTTAGGATGAGCAAAGAGACACAGTCTAAAGTGGAAGCACTGAG AGCGGAGCTGGAACAGCTGCAGGGGAAAGTCCTGCAGGGACGTGAGCAGTACCAGCAGACCACTCAGTCCAGCACAGCCGTCTCTGCTGTGCCCGTGTTCAGCATCAATGACAAGTTCACTCTCTGCCAGGACGATGCGAGCTACAGCCTCACTCTGGAGGTCCAGACTGCCATCGATAATCTGCTGCTTCAG AGTGATGTTCCCATTGATCTGCTGGATGTGGATAAGAACTCGGCCGTTGTCAGTTTCAGTGAATGTGACCCTGAG CAACCCAACGGTAACTTTCTCCTGGCCACATACAGATGTCAGGCCAACACCACCAGACTGGAACTGAAG GTGAGGTCTATTGAGGGACAGTATGGGACCCTGCAGGCTTACATAACCCCCAGGCTGCAACCCAAGACCTGTCAGGTTCGCCAGTACCAGATCAAGCCTCTGTCCCTCCACCAACGCACCCACAGCATCGACCCAGCCAG ACCCATGAACCGTCTTAGCCTGGTGGGGCAGTTCAGTTTTGCAGAGATCCACTCCTGGGTGGTTTTCTGTTTGCCAGAGGTGCCAGAAAAAACACCTGCTGAAGACGACATCACTTTCTATTTTCGCAATACTTTTCTGGGCACACAGCTTGAAGCCACCTACTG CAAAGGCGAAGGTCACTTCCAGTCCGACAACATCTCTACTATTTCTATTCTAAGTGATGTTCTCTCTAAAGAAGcaaccaaaaagaaaatcaatctcAACATTTCTTATG ATATCAATGATGACTCGGTGAGCCACACTCTCAGAATGATTCATCCAAAGTTGGAGTACCAGCTGCTGTTGGCTAAAAAGGTCCAGCTTGTTGATGCTCTGAGA GAGCTTCAGGTTCATGAGGGAAACGCCAGTTTTCTCATACCAGAGTATCGAAGCATCTTGGATGAATCTGCCAGTCTTCTGGAGGAATACAAGAAGCAGCCAGCACATCTGGAGAGGCTTTATG gaaTGATCACTGACCTCTTCATTGATAAATTCAAGTTCAAAGGCCAGAATGTGAAAACAAAGGTGTCATCTCTGTTGGAGATTCTGGATAACTATGATCTAAACTCTCTGTTAGAATTTTTCAATGATGTTTGA
- the ccna2 gene encoding cyclin-A2: MSAANRSAASELQNQENMPSSRLRGAIKARPAASENLPPKQAANRTVLGALQNHQRNKTQSLRGAKQDSALPSSCKADDYGKSVLEKPPVKQPAFQIHMDEPDGACTKKTVSEALRARAPAPRSPVAVHNALTCRQPLAALDVPLVVEAGFDSPMDMSLVEVDDKQVNVNEVPEYAAEIHLYLREMEVKTRPKAGYMKKQPDITNSMRAILVDWLVEVGEEYKLHNETLYLAVNYIDRFLSSMSVLRGKLQLVGTAAMLLAAKFEEIYPPEVAEFVYITDDTYTKKQVLRMEHLVLKVLSFDLAAPTINQFLTQYFCHHGVNKQVESLAMYLGELSLIDSDPFLKYLPSQTAAAAYILANHAVTGGSWPKSLAEMTGYMLVDLMPCIEDLHKMFLSAAQHAQQSVREKYKASRYSEVSTIAAPSKLLLK, encoded by the exons ATGTCGGCGGCAAACCGAAGCGCGGCGAGTGAGCTCCAAAACCAGGAGAACATGCCGTCCAGCAGGCTGAGAGGCGCCATCAAAGCCCGGCCTGCAGCCAGCGAAAACCTTCCGCCCAAACAGGCTGCCAACAGAACCGTGCTGGGAGCTCTGCAGAACCACCAGCGGAACAAAACCCAAAGCCTCCGCGGCGCAAAGCAG GACTCTGCTCTACCCTCATCCTGTAAAGCTGACGATTATGGGAAAAGCGTCCTGGAAAAGCCGCCTGTCAAGCAGCCGGCCTTCCAGATCCACATGGATGAGCCTGATGGCGCCTGCACCAAGAAGACCGTGTCTGAGGCCCTCAGAGCCAGGGCCCCGGCCCCTCGCTCTCCTGTGGCCGTCCACAACGCCCTGACATGCCGACAGCCCCTGGCTGCCCTCGATGTCCCGTTGGTTGTGGAAGCCGGCTTTG ATTCTCCCATGGACATGTCGTTGGTGGAGGTGGACGACAAACAAGTTAATGTCAACGAAGTCCCAGAATATGCAGCTGAAATTCATTTGTACCTGAGGGAGATGGAG GTGAAAACCAGACCGAAGGCCGGCTACATGAAGAAGCAGCCTGACATCACAAACAGCATGAGGGCCATCCTGGTGGACTGGTTGGTGGAGGTTGGAGAAGAGTACAAGCTCCACAATGAAACGCTGTATCTGGCCGTTAACTACATTGATCGCTTCCTCTCGTCGATGTCCGTCCTGAGGGGCAAACTCCAGCTTGTTGGGACTGCTGCCATGCTGCTGGCTGC GAAATTCGAAGAGATTTACCCTCCTGAGGTGGCAGAGTTCGTCTACATCACAGATGACACGTACACCAAGAAGCAGGTGTTGAGGATGGAGCATCTGGTGCTCAAAGTCCTGTCATTTGATCTGGCAGCACCAACGATAAACCAGTTTCTTACTCAGTACTTCTGCCACCACGGCGTCAACAAACAGGTGGAAAGCTTGGCAATG TACCTCGGGGAGTTGAGTTTGATAGATTCAGACCCCTTCTTGAAGTACCTGCCATCGCAGACGGCGGCTGCAGCCTACATCCTCGCCAACCATGCAGTGACCGGCGGCTCTTGG ccCAAATCCTTGGCAGAGATGACGGGCTACATGCTAGTAGACCTGATGCCGTGCATCGAAGACCTTCACAAGATGTTCCTGAGCGCCGCTCAGCACGCCCAGCAGTCTGTCCGCGAGAAGTACAAGGCCTCCAG ATACTCTGAAGTCTCCACGATCGCTGCTCCCTCcaagctgctgctgaagtga